In Streptomyces capitiformicae, one genomic interval encodes:
- a CDS encoding SDR family NAD(P)-dependent oxidoreductase, with the protein MGVLAEQGVGRYLELGPDGTLTTLAQATLDDPETAVLAPALRKDRPEVSALLGAVARLYVDGTRADWAAQLPEAPAVPLPTYAFQRRRYWLEASEAAGDVTAAGLERAEHPLLAAAVSVPGTDGLLLTGRLSLRSHPWLEGHRVLGRVILPGTSYLELAVYAGDQVGLGHVAELTLETPLVLPDHGAVQIQLAVGAPDADGRREFSLHSRAADAAPDQPWTRHAQGLLAADNADAADAQEAGKPAAWPPPGAVPVVPDAAGEADWYERFAAGGFDYGSAFRGLQRVWRQDRDLFAEVALPESHRAEAARYALHPALLDAALHTLLVGVPDDDSDDAQTGAGAVLPFTWNGVSLHATGATALRVHLAPTGRPLEFALSVADPEGRPVATADGLLLRRLTAGQIPDAAPGGTADAPPLLVQRWRRTEPQPAAPAPETVRWALIGHGDGGLAEALHTAGVHLECYADLASLGAAVDTGTAAPEAVLTVRTGSGAPAPEATRELLTGTADLVRQWTDDDRFADSRLVLVTRGALATDGAEDVTDLAGAALWGLIRSARIEHPDRLHLLDLAPNLSSSPGDAAVFDAVPAAIVAARPEAALREGALLVPDLSEPSTPAAGPPLDPHGTVLVTGATGTLGTLVTRHLVSTHGARRLLLASRRGADAPGADALVAELAEHGAESTVVACDVTDPAQLEGLLAGVPEEHPLTAVVHIAGVVDDATLASLTDAQIDRVLAPKADAAWQLHRLTEDRDLSAFVLFSSAAGTFGAAGQGGYAAANAFLDGLAAHRRARGLPATSIAWGLWAAESAMTAGLGAADRERMARGGMLPLTSEAGLALFDQAMATPDAAVVALARRTPSTTGPAARRRAAAGTATDGGRSLAARLTAGDPEQRLALLLDEVRAQVAFVLGHDSTDEVLPDRHFVELGFDSLTAMELRNRLGSATGFRLPATLVFDHDTPRAVAAELAERFAATESTASGTPQQGGAHEETPERAARPQDTVGALFRDACRQGRIDEGFALLNAVADLRPVFDSPTGLPASAGGLRLAAGDKGAALVCFSSYVALAGVHQYARFASAFRGERDVWALPTPGFGPDEPLPASLDVVARTQAEWVLRCTDGRPFVLTGSSSGGILALAAARHLEKSGHPPLGVALLDTYMPRADSPFTRFSAEMLGGMFDRESMFAHMDADRLSAMAWYIRMIGEWDPDDLSAPVVLVRSTEPPVTAADSGLLRPADWQSSWDGAGSVVDVPGNHFTMMESHATTTAGALATWIDTVLPHATGDEPADRPEGA; encoded by the coding sequence GTGGGCGTCCTCGCCGAGCAGGGTGTTGGCCGCTACCTCGAACTCGGCCCCGACGGCACCCTCACCACGCTCGCCCAGGCAACGCTCGACGACCCCGAAACGGCCGTCCTCGCCCCGGCCCTGCGCAAGGACCGGCCCGAGGTGTCCGCGCTCCTCGGTGCGGTCGCCAGACTGTACGTCGACGGTACCCGGGCCGACTGGGCGGCTCAGCTGCCCGAGGCGCCGGCGGTGCCGCTGCCGACGTACGCCTTCCAGCGGCGTCGCTACTGGCTGGAGGCGTCCGAAGCGGCCGGTGATGTGACCGCCGCCGGGCTGGAGAGGGCCGAGCATCCGCTGCTCGCGGCCGCCGTGAGCGTCCCCGGCACGGACGGGCTGCTGCTCACCGGGCGGCTGTCCCTCCGTAGCCACCCCTGGCTGGAGGGGCACCGGGTGCTGGGCCGGGTCATCCTGCCGGGCACGTCCTACCTCGAACTGGCGGTGTACGCCGGGGACCAGGTCGGCCTCGGCCACGTGGCCGAACTGACCCTGGAGACCCCGCTGGTGCTGCCCGACCACGGCGCCGTACAGATCCAGCTCGCCGTCGGCGCCCCCGACGCGGACGGACGGCGGGAGTTCAGCCTGCACTCGCGGGCCGCCGACGCCGCCCCGGACCAGCCGTGGACCCGCCATGCGCAGGGGCTCCTGGCCGCAGACAACGCAGACGCCGCAGACGCCCAAGAAGCCGGGAAGCCGGCCGCCTGGCCACCGCCCGGCGCCGTGCCCGTCGTGCCGGATGCGGCGGGGGAGGCCGACTGGTACGAACGGTTCGCGGCCGGAGGCTTCGACTACGGTTCGGCGTTCCGGGGGCTCCAGCGTGTCTGGCGCCAGGACCGGGACCTGTTCGCGGAGGTGGCGCTCCCCGAGTCCCACCGGGCCGAAGCCGCTCGCTACGCCCTGCACCCCGCCCTGCTCGACGCCGCCCTGCACACCCTGCTCGTCGGCGTACCGGACGACGACAGCGATGACGCACAGACCGGGGCGGGGGCGGTCCTCCCCTTCACCTGGAACGGCGTCTCCCTGCACGCGACCGGGGCCACCGCACTGCGCGTCCACCTGGCGCCCACCGGACGCCCGCTGGAGTTCGCGCTGTCCGTCGCCGACCCCGAGGGCCGGCCGGTGGCCACGGCGGACGGTCTGCTGCTGCGGAGGCTCACCGCCGGCCAGATCCCCGACGCGGCCCCCGGCGGTACGGCGGACGCCCCGCCCCTGCTGGTCCAGCGCTGGCGGCGCACCGAGCCGCAACCCGCCGCCCCGGCACCCGAAACCGTGCGCTGGGCCCTCATCGGGCACGGCGACGGCGGGCTCGCCGAGGCGCTGCACACGGCCGGAGTCCATCTGGAGTGCTACGCCGACCTCGCCTCCCTCGGCGCGGCCGTCGACACCGGGACCGCCGCCCCCGAGGCCGTCCTCACCGTCCGCACCGGTTCCGGCGCACCCGCCCCGGAGGCCACCAGGGAGCTGCTGACCGGGACCGCGGACCTCGTCCGGCAGTGGACCGACGACGACCGCTTCGCCGACTCCCGCCTGGTCCTGGTCACCCGAGGCGCCCTCGCCACCGACGGGGCCGAGGACGTGACCGACCTCGCCGGTGCCGCGCTGTGGGGTCTGATCAGGTCCGCCCGGATCGAACACCCCGACCGGCTGCACCTCCTCGACCTCGCGCCAAACCTGTCCAGTTCGCCCGGTGATGCCGCTGTCTTCGATGCCGTCCCCGCCGCGATCGTCGCGGCCCGCCCCGAGGCCGCCCTACGCGAAGGGGCCCTCCTCGTACCGGACTTGAGCGAACCGTCGACACCGGCGGCCGGTCCGCCCCTGGACCCCCACGGCACCGTCCTGGTCACCGGCGCCACCGGCACCCTCGGTACCCTCGTGACCCGGCACCTGGTCAGCACGCACGGCGCGCGCCGACTGCTGCTGGCGTCCCGGCGCGGCGCGGACGCGCCGGGCGCCGACGCCCTCGTGGCGGAACTCGCCGAACACGGCGCCGAGTCGACGGTCGTCGCCTGTGACGTCACCGACCCGGCCCAGCTGGAGGGCCTGCTCGCCGGCGTCCCGGAGGAGCACCCGCTGACCGCCGTCGTGCACATCGCCGGCGTCGTGGACGACGCGACGCTCGCCTCGCTCACCGACGCGCAGATCGACCGCGTACTCGCCCCCAAGGCGGACGCGGCCTGGCAGCTGCACCGGCTGACCGAGGACCGGGACCTGTCGGCGTTCGTGCTGTTCTCGTCGGCCGCGGGCACCTTCGGCGCGGCGGGCCAGGGCGGCTACGCGGCGGCGAACGCCTTCCTCGACGGGCTGGCGGCGCACCGCCGGGCGCGAGGGCTGCCAGCCACGTCGATCGCCTGGGGGCTGTGGGCGGCCGAGTCGGCCATGACCGCCGGGCTCGGCGCTGCCGACCGGGAGCGGATGGCGCGCGGCGGCATGCTGCCGCTGACCTCCGAGGCGGGCCTCGCCCTGTTCGACCAGGCGATGGCCACCCCCGACGCGGCCGTGGTCGCTCTGGCCCGGCGCACCCCGTCGACCACGGGTCCCGCCGCCCGCCGCAGGGCTGCCGCGGGCACCGCCACGGACGGCGGACGCTCGCTCGCCGCACGGCTCACGGCAGGTGACCCGGAGCAGCGGCTCGCGCTGCTCCTCGACGAGGTACGGGCCCAGGTCGCCTTCGTGCTCGGCCACGACTCCACCGACGAGGTGCTGCCCGACCGGCACTTCGTGGAGCTGGGCTTCGACTCGCTGACCGCCATGGAACTGCGCAACCGGCTCGGCTCGGCGACCGGCTTCCGGCTGCCCGCCACCCTGGTCTTCGACCACGACACCCCGCGGGCGGTCGCCGCCGAGCTGGCCGAACGCTTCGCCGCGACGGAGTCCACGGCGTCCGGGACCCCGCAGCAGGGCGGGGCGCACGAGGAGACGCCGGAGCGTGCCGCCCGCCCGCAGGACACCGTGGGCGCACTGTTCCGGGACGCGTGCCGGCAGGGCCGTATCGACGAGGGCTTCGCCCTGCTGAACGCCGTCGCCGATCTGCGCCCCGTGTTCGACTCCCCGACCGGGCTCCCCGCCTCGGCCGGCGGGCTCCGGCTCGCCGCCGGCGACAAGGGCGCCGCGCTGGTCTGCTTCAGCTCCTATGTGGCGCTGGCCGGTGTGCACCAGTACGCCCGGTTCGCGTCCGCCTTCCGGGGCGAGCGCGACGTATGGGCGCTGCCCACACCCGGCTTCGGGCCGGACGAACCGCTGCCCGCCTCGCTGGACGTGGTGGCCAGGACCCAGGCCGAATGGGTGCTGCGGTGCACGGACGGCAGGCCGTTCGTGCTCACCGGATCGTCGTCCGGCGGCATCCTGGCCCTGGCCGCCGCCCGCCATCTGGAGAAGTCGGGGCATCCGCCGCTGGGCGTGGCCCTGCTCGACACGTACATGCCGCGCGCGGACTCCCCGTTCACCCGGTTCTCGGCCGAGATGCTGGGCGGGATGTTCGACCGGGAGTCGATGTTCGCGCACATGGACGCCGACCGGCTCTCCGCGATGGCCTGGTACATCCGCATGATCGGCGAATGGGACCCGGACGACCTGTCCGCGCCCGTGGTGCTGGTCAGGTCCACCGAGCCGCCCGTGACCGCGGCGGACTCGGGGCTGCTGCGCCCGGCGGACTGGCAGAGCTCCTGGGACGGCGCCGGATCCGTCGTGGACGTCCCCGGCAACCACTTCACGATGATGGAGTCCCACGCCACCACCACCGCGGGCGCCCTCGCCACCTGGATCGACACCGTGCTGCCGCACGCCACCGGCGACGAGCCGGCCGACCGACCCGAGGGAGCATGA
- a CDS encoding peptidoglycan-binding domain-containing protein, translated as MVDFQKKHHLQVDGVIGPQTWRALLGTR; from the coding sequence GTGGTCGACTTCCAGAAGAAGCACCACTTGCAGGTCGACGGCGTCATCGGCCCGCAGACCTGGCGCGCCCTGCTGGGCACCCGCTGA
- a CDS encoding acyl-CoA dehydrogenase family protein, with protein MRRTVFNEDHEAFRETLRAFIEAEVVPVYDEWFAAGQAPRDFYYKLAELGIFGIRVDEEYGGAGIDSYKFEAVLYEETARAGVTFGGSGVHVLLGLPYVKMLATDEQKKRYLPKFVSGEEMWAIAMTEPGTGSDLAGMKTTAKLSEDGTHYVLNGAKTFITGGVHADRMIVCARTAAPTKEDRRHGISLLVVDTKAEGYSVGRKLDKLGLKTSDTAELAFVDVKVPVEDLLGEENKGFYYLGHNLASERWGIAYGAYAQAKAAVRFTKQYVQDRVVFGQPVAAFQNTKFELAACQAEVDAAEAVADRATEALDAGELTPAEAASAKLFCTEVAHRVIDRCLQLHGGYGFMNEYPIARLYADNRVNRIYGGTSEIMKSIIAKDMGL; from the coding sequence GTGCGCCGTACGGTGTTCAACGAGGATCACGAGGCGTTCCGGGAGACCCTGCGTGCCTTCATCGAGGCCGAGGTCGTGCCGGTCTACGACGAGTGGTTCGCCGCGGGTCAGGCGCCGCGGGACTTCTACTACAAGCTGGCCGAGCTGGGCATCTTCGGTATCCGGGTGGACGAGGAGTACGGCGGCGCCGGCATCGACTCGTACAAGTTCGAGGCCGTGCTGTACGAGGAGACCGCCCGTGCGGGCGTGACCTTCGGCGGCTCCGGGGTGCATGTGCTGCTCGGTCTGCCGTACGTCAAGATGCTGGCCACGGACGAGCAGAAGAAGCGGTACCTGCCGAAGTTCGTCTCCGGCGAGGAGATGTGGGCCATCGCGATGACCGAGCCGGGCACCGGCTCCGACCTCGCGGGCATGAAGACCACCGCCAAGCTCAGTGAGGACGGGACGCACTACGTCCTCAACGGTGCCAAGACCTTCATCACCGGTGGCGTCCACGCCGACCGCATGATCGTCTGCGCGCGTACGGCCGCCCCGACCAAGGAGGACCGCCGGCACGGCATCTCCCTCCTCGTCGTGGACACCAAGGCCGAGGGGTACTCGGTCGGGCGGAAGCTGGACAAGCTCGGGCTCAAGACCTCCGACACCGCCGAGCTCGCCTTCGTCGACGTCAAGGTGCCCGTCGAGGACCTCCTCGGTGAGGAGAACAAGGGCTTCTACTACCTCGGCCACAACCTCGCCTCCGAGCGCTGGGGCATCGCCTACGGCGCCTACGCGCAGGCCAAGGCCGCGGTGCGGTTCACCAAGCAGTACGTCCAGGACCGCGTCGTCTTCGGCCAGCCCGTCGCCGCCTTCCAGAACACCAAGTTCGAACTGGCCGCCTGCCAGGCCGAGGTGGACGCCGCCGAGGCCGTCGCCGACCGTGCCACGGAGGCCCTGGACGCCGGTGAGCTGACGCCGGCCGAGGCCGCCAGCGCCAAGCTCTTCTGCACCGAGGTCGCCCACCGTGTCATCGACCGCTGCCTCCAGCTCCACGGCGGCTACGGCTTCATGAACGAGTACCCGATCGCCCGCCTGTACGCGGACAACCGCGTCAACCGCATCTACGGCGGCACCAGCGAGATCATGAAGTCGATCATCGCGAAGGACATGGGCCTGTAA
- the tesB gene encoding acyl-CoA thioesterase II: protein MSQAPLQDLLDLLDLEQIEENIFRGRSRPAIVPRVFGGQVAAQALVAAGRTVPEDRLPHSLHAYFLRVGDPGAPIVYTVDRMNDGRSFTARRVVAVQHGQPIFALSASFQRYEEGLEHQAPMPAAPDPETLPTAEERLPSYDLAPALVQRMLEARAAVDLRYVDDPPYGRYGEPREPRSQVWFRADGKLDDDPLLHVVLATYVSDMTLLDSILLAHGRGGWAVGDVVGASLDHAMWFHRPFRADEWLLYDQESPSASAGRGLGQGRIYTQDGRLAISVIQEGVVRVPRPRTP, encoded by the coding sequence ATGAGCCAGGCACCACTTCAGGATCTCCTCGATCTGCTCGACCTCGAGCAGATCGAGGAGAACATCTTCCGCGGCCGCTCCCGGCCCGCCATCGTCCCGCGCGTCTTCGGCGGGCAGGTCGCGGCCCAGGCGCTCGTCGCCGCCGGGCGGACGGTCCCCGAGGACCGGCTGCCGCACTCCCTCCACGCGTACTTCCTGCGTGTCGGCGACCCGGGCGCGCCCATCGTCTACACCGTCGACCGCATGAACGACGGCCGTTCCTTCACCGCTCGCCGCGTCGTCGCCGTCCAGCACGGGCAGCCGATCTTCGCCCTCTCCGCGTCCTTCCAGCGGTACGAGGAGGGCCTCGAACACCAGGCCCCGATGCCCGCCGCGCCCGACCCGGAGACCCTCCCCACCGCCGAGGAACGGCTGCCGTCGTACGACCTCGCCCCGGCCCTCGTCCAGAGGATGCTGGAGGCGCGGGCCGCCGTCGACCTGCGGTACGTCGACGATCCGCCCTACGGCCGCTACGGCGAGCCCCGAGAACCGCGCTCTCAGGTGTGGTTCCGCGCCGACGGCAAGCTCGACGACGACCCCCTCCTGCACGTCGTCCTCGCCACCTACGTCTCCGACATGACGCTCCTCGACTCCATCCTGCTCGCGCACGGGCGCGGCGGGTGGGCCGTGGGGGACGTGGTCGGGGCGTCGCTGGACCACGCCATGTGGTTCCACCGGCCGTTCCGCGCCGACGAATGGCTCCTGTACGACCAGGAGTCGCCGTCCGCGTCGGCCGGCCGCGGCCTCGGCCAGGGCCGGATCTACACCCAGGACGGACGGCTCGCGATCTCGGTCATCCAGGAGGGCGTCGTACGCGTGCCGAGGCCGAGGACTCCGTAA
- a CDS encoding phosphatase, giving the protein MPISGIPSRAELVEHLVRTRIAGDVATPRENNLSHYRELANGNRHYWLGLELGDRWSDEQDVLAVMAERVGVNDDPGHRYGQDTIDPDLTVDALERMAARLRKAADGEQRVLFATGHPGGLLDVHRATAQALRAAGCEIVVIPDGLQTEEGYVMQFADVAVLEHGATLWHTHSPEPMRAILRGLEGTGRPLPDLVVADHGWAGCAGQLGIDSVGYADCNDPALFLAESEGTLQVAVPLDDHVVSPRHYDPMTAYLLEQAGLSEL; this is encoded by the coding sequence ATGCCGATATCCGGGATCCCCAGCCGCGCCGAGCTCGTCGAGCACCTCGTACGGACGCGTATCGCGGGCGACGTCGCCACGCCGCGCGAGAACAACCTCTCCCACTACCGCGAACTGGCCAACGGCAACCGCCACTACTGGCTGGGCCTGGAGCTCGGCGACCGCTGGAGCGACGAGCAGGATGTGCTGGCCGTGATGGCGGAGCGGGTCGGCGTGAACGACGACCCCGGTCACCGGTACGGCCAGGACACGATCGACCCGGATCTGACGGTCGACGCGCTGGAGCGCATGGCGGCGCGGCTGCGCAAGGCGGCCGACGGCGAGCAGCGGGTGCTGTTCGCCACCGGCCACCCCGGCGGTCTTCTCGACGTGCACCGGGCCACGGCGCAGGCGTTGCGCGCGGCGGGCTGCGAGATCGTCGTCATCCCGGACGGCCTGCAGACGGAGGAGGGTTACGTCATGCAGTTCGCGGACGTCGCCGTCCTCGAACACGGCGCCACCCTCTGGCACACCCACTCCCCCGAGCCGATGCGGGCCATCCTCCGGGGACTTGAGGGCACCGGCCGTCCGCTGCCCGACCTGGTGGTCGCCGACCACGGCTGGGCGGGCTGCGCGGGCCAGCTCGGCATCGACTCCGTCGGTTACGCCGACTGCAACGACCCCGCCCTCTTCCTCGCCGAGTCCGAGGGCACCCTCCAGGTCGCGGTCCCCCTCGACGACCACGTGGTCAGCCCGCGCCACTACGACCCGATGACGGCGTACCTGCTGGAACAGGCGGGCCTGAGCGAGCTGTAA
- a CDS encoding PucR family transcriptional regulator, with the protein MSDPAVPPTPPVPLAALLARQDLGLRQIAGPVDEDTVIHWAHTSEMSDPYPYLLGGELLLTAGVHIPEAAGSGTYFDDYISRIVEAGGTALGFGVAPVHDTVPRALIAACDTYGLPLIEVPPRTTFSGVARAVWQLMAEARHTELRRVTEAQQSLAAAASRPDPVRAVLRRLAQRVGGRAVLYGAEGAEMASFGREQGEAVTRRLATLAAVVHPRSLRGAGRDTVRLRRVGANNPHAPAPAPAEPPEPPEPSPRTSTPTSATDTINGTHLTAYTLTTSPGFVLGVATPHRTPGDHTITSVAAVLLSLLTGEQQSGTGATRTSALVRLLLGASPEEAAPLLGHGDRWQVVHARPTKDAPDPLSAATLGAALGSALVDAHGDTVRVLVPADHEITAQPGWTCGVSAPAAPHAWASADTQAARALARARATRTALVRHGTRTALAELIPADDATAHARALLAPLADSPALAETLRTWLSLHGSWDRTAVALAVHRNTVRQRIGRCAVLLEADLDDPDVRMELWFALRER; encoded by the coding sequence ATGTCGGACCCCGCCGTTCCCCCCACCCCACCCGTGCCCCTCGCCGCCCTCCTGGCCCGCCAGGACCTGGGCCTGCGCCAGATCGCCGGCCCGGTCGACGAGGACACGGTGATCCACTGGGCCCACACCTCGGAGATGTCGGACCCCTACCCGTACCTGCTGGGCGGCGAGCTCCTCCTGACGGCCGGCGTCCACATCCCCGAGGCGGCCGGCTCCGGCACCTACTTCGACGACTACATCTCCCGCATCGTCGAGGCAGGCGGCACAGCCCTCGGCTTCGGCGTCGCCCCGGTGCACGACACGGTCCCGAGGGCCCTGATCGCCGCCTGCGACACGTACGGCCTGCCGCTGATCGAGGTCCCGCCCCGGACGACCTTCTCCGGTGTGGCCCGAGCGGTCTGGCAACTGATGGCCGAGGCCCGCCACACCGAACTCCGCCGAGTCACAGAGGCCCAGCAGAGCCTCGCGGCAGCCGCGTCCCGCCCGGACCCGGTGAGGGCGGTCCTACGCCGGCTGGCGCAACGGGTGGGCGGCCGGGCGGTGCTGTACGGGGCCGAGGGGGCGGAAATGGCGTCGTTCGGCCGGGAGCAGGGGGAAGCGGTGACACGACGTCTGGCGACTTTGGCAGCGGTGGTCCACCCCCGTTCTCTCAGGGGCGCGGGGCGTGACACCGTGCGGCTCCGCCGCGTGGGCGCGAACAACCCCCACGCACCAGCACCAGCACCAGCCGAACCACCCGAACCACCCGAGCCCTCCCCGCGCACCTCCACTCCCACCTCCGCGACCGACACGATCAACGGCACCCACCTCACCGCCTACACCCTGACCACCAGCCCCGGCTTCGTACTCGGCGTAGCAACCCCACACCGCACCCCGGGCGACCACACCATCACCTCCGTCGCCGCCGTACTCCTCTCCCTCCTCACCGGCGAACAACAGAGCGGCACAGGCGCGACCCGCACCTCGGCCCTCGTACGCCTCCTCCTCGGCGCATCCCCGGAGGAGGCGGCCCCCCTCCTCGGCCACGGCGACCGGTGGCAGGTCGTGCACGCCCGCCCCACCAAAGACGCCCCGGACCCCCTCTCCGCAGCCACGCTCGGCGCAGCCCTGGGCTCCGCCCTCGTGGACGCCCACGGCGACACCGTCCGCGTCCTCGTCCCGGCCGACCACGAGATCACCGCCCAGCCCGGCTGGACCTGCGGGGTCAGCGCCCCGGCCGCCCCGCACGCGTGGGCGTCCGCCGACACGCAGGCGGCCCGCGCCCTGGCCCGGGCGAGGGCGACCCGTACGGCGTTGGTGCGCCACGGCACCCGTACCGCGCTCGCCGAGCTGATCCCGGCGGACGACGCGACCGCGCACGCCCGCGCGCTCCTGGCCCCGCTCGCCGACTCGCCCGCGCTCGCCGAGACCCTGCGCACCTGGCTGTCGCTGCACGGCAGTTGGGACCGTACGGCCGTGGCGCTGGCCGTGCACCGCAACACGGTCCGCCAACGGATCGGCCGTTGCGCCGTGTTGCTGGAGGCGGACCTGGACGACCCGGACGTGCGGATGGAGTTGTGGTTCGCGCTGCGCGAGCGGTGA
- a CDS encoding sodium:solute symporter gives MAVDYTVIVVYLVGMLAMGWWGMRRARSKSEFLVAGRRLGPAMYSGTMAAIVLGGASTIGGVGLGYQYGLSGAWMVFTIGLGLLALSVFFSARIARLKVYTVSEMLDLRYGGRAGVISGVVMWAYTLMLAVTSTIAYATIFDVLFDMNRTLAIVLGGSIVVAYSTLGGMWSITLTDMVQFVVKTVGVLLLLLPIAVVKAGGFGEMRDSLPTSYFDPLGIGGETIFTYVLIYTFGMLIGQDIWQRVFTARSDRTAKWGGTVAGTYCLAYALAGAVIGTAAKVLFPNLANADDAFATIVKEELPIGVRGLVLAAALAAVMSTSSGALIACATVANNDIWSRLRGALRTSDGQGERDEVKGNRVFILIMGIGVICTAIALNNVVEALTVAYNLLVGGLLVPILGGLLWRRGTVHGALASVVVGGVAVIVLMATYGILANEPVYYGLLTSLAAYLAVSLATPATDAAVLAAWRDRLAGRAPEPASEPAPAPQ, from the coding sequence ATGGCCGTCGACTACACCGTGATCGTCGTCTATCTCGTCGGAATGCTGGCCATGGGGTGGTGGGGTATGCGCCGGGCGCGGTCGAAGAGCGAGTTCCTGGTCGCCGGGCGCCGGCTCGGCCCGGCCATGTACTCCGGGACCATGGCCGCCATCGTCCTCGGCGGCGCCTCCACCATCGGCGGCGTGGGCCTCGGCTACCAGTACGGCCTCTCCGGCGCCTGGATGGTCTTCACCATCGGCCTGGGGCTGCTCGCCCTCTCCGTCTTCTTCTCCGCCCGCATCGCCCGCCTGAAGGTCTACACCGTCTCCGAGATGCTCGACCTCCGCTACGGCGGCCGCGCCGGCGTCATCTCCGGCGTCGTCATGTGGGCGTACACCCTGATGCTCGCCGTCACGTCCACCATCGCGTACGCCACGATCTTCGACGTCCTGTTCGACATGAACCGCACCCTCGCGATCGTCCTCGGCGGCTCGATCGTCGTCGCGTACTCGACGCTCGGCGGCATGTGGTCGATCACGCTGACGGACATGGTCCAGTTCGTGGTGAAGACGGTTGGCGTGCTGCTGCTTCTGCTCCCCATCGCCGTCGTCAAGGCGGGCGGCTTCGGTGAGATGAGGGACTCCCTCCCCACCTCGTACTTCGACCCGCTGGGCATCGGCGGCGAGACGATCTTCACCTACGTCCTGATCTATACGTTCGGCATGCTCATCGGGCAGGACATCTGGCAGCGCGTCTTCACGGCCCGCAGCGACCGGACGGCCAAGTGGGGCGGCACAGTCGCGGGCACCTACTGCCTCGCATACGCCCTCGCCGGTGCCGTCATCGGTACGGCGGCCAAGGTGCTCTTCCCGAACCTCGCCAACGCCGACGACGCCTTCGCGACCATCGTGAAGGAGGAACTCCCCATCGGCGTACGGGGGTTGGTGCTCGCTGCCGCCCTGGCCGCCGTGATGTCCACCTCCTCCGGCGCGCTCATCGCCTGCGCGACCGTCGCCAACAACGACATCTGGTCGAGGCTGCGGGGCGCCCTGCGCACCTCGGACGGGCAGGGGGAGCGGGACGAGGTCAAGGGCAACCGGGTCTTCATCCTGATCATGGGCATCGGCGTGATCTGTACGGCGATCGCACTGAACAACGTTGTCGAGGCGCTGACCGTCGCGTACAACCTCCTCGTCGGCGGTCTCCTCGTCCCGATCCTCGGCGGGCTGCTGTGGCGGCGCGGCACGGTCCACGGCGCGCTCGCCTCCGTCGTGGTCGGCGGCGTCGCGGTGATCGTCCTGATGGCGACGTACGGAATCCTCGCCAACGAACCCGTCTACTACGGCCTCCTGACCTCGCTGGCCGCGTACCTCGCCGTCTCCCTGGCCACCCCCGCGACCGACGCCGCCGTACTCGCCGCCTGGCGCGACCGGCTGGCCGGGCGGGCACCCGAACCCGCATCCGAGCCGGCCCCGGCTCCCCAGTAA